From one Doryrhamphus excisus isolate RoL2022-K1 chromosome 9, RoL_Dexc_1.0, whole genome shotgun sequence genomic stretch:
- the lrrfip1a gene encoding uncharacterized protein lrrfip1a isoform X26, whose amino-acid sequence MSNMGSQGTGRKRSSNKDRSTAEDDALNLIAKEAEARLAAKRAARAEAREIRMRELERQQKEIFQVQKKYYGLNTKLDDRADGKWGDIEQWMEDSERYSRPSQMHTLSDDDERLSVGSRGSVRDNCGSVASYLRSSASSGGLLRDLDDVTIPDFSDADDKDYLEKGSRSASALTATTLTSLGGSSSRRGSVETAITVDAEAAVREIKEIHELKDQIQDVESKYTQNLKEAKDALTEVEEKYRKAMVSNAQLDNEKNNLMYQVDTLKDSLMELEELLSESRREYEEKVKEFEREKHAHSVLQFQLITMKETLKQSEELLNEIRQLRMKQDGFAREISDLQETVEWKDKKIGALERQKEYTDAIRIERDELREEVVKLKDILKKHGIVLGPDMSINGSAGETETEVGTSGDSVPQPAQESSTFPAEGNSMLGSSVETQLRSSGKEEVDQEQHQEAQTGHLSSDRLSNTDRSYLAESHSRRTEEQKMPLKDINGGQRLECQAEADELPITKVFDEQVLSSEFEEITSTEKVNSDLEQKVATSTDITEDNSTNIFEETNEHRTIDESLSSKTQSYLQDRKHSESCSDEGHGRDLQSCPQKEDVINLDTRPQGNLKHSESCTQDIKDSDSSPQEDVKDSELCPQGNLKDSASCPQDDVNDSESCPQEDVSDSESCPQGNLNDSESCPQEDVNDSESCPQEDVNDFESCPQGNLKDSESCPQEDVNDSKSCPQEDVNDSKSCPQEDVNDSKSCPQEDVNDSKSCPQEDVNDSKSCPQEDVNDSKSCPQEDVNDSKSCPQEDVNDSGSCPQEDVNDSGSCPQEDVNDSGSCPQEDVNDSGSCPQEDVNDSGSCPQEDVNDSGSCPQEDVNDSESCPQEKYTKDSELCPQVGNLKDSASESVLGVSNTELQCVTESAEANDDVEEILTNAPPRGANDPGKKKKKKRRGKKKGRSTEERSQPKDHKESTTTCQESIQPDAVPKDNGSGTECGSDGHIVKRIEESSTDQVIKETDQQHITEQVEHIKASNVEQPNKSKQVEHIETSDVENPKESMMDLILNADDQHLEADKVTLEDENISLTLQLSQTQSHHSADKRDMKQTLESVTVEEHFIKSSDILVDVVSTNTSKILDILDISDDTIKTVTLEPESQNHPSVTMMPPTQCPESPSKPSAPTDSNSHMLIGFSDKGLLENTCTNQKDEQTESERSFSSQNPHDGSHEKSKLSESEKKNEFLDLVKPENSLHDPDKDEIFPETQAEHFMERQPQLYDDQIDPAASDMKVQTQSSSPEEAGNATSPQIVQRLSDEQLGSADNLEEHKHSQSNQEHLQESTAPNQSKTNNTSQENEEHSEDDEKGQSFDFDDMDSDVAVEIQTITNSQEEEVEVGVDVLSDMLAPSPTKLQVVQENSQEKPMDPEVCADVAPADKDLHVEALGIAEDQKEKMRQEKIDATDEQIFVTKDTPPSKAGEFSVLENTREDQPPPQAVSLSVEEALNDVGQPQGDLSATKMGRNRVTEKQPKNSKKGKSKGKDDCKMT is encoded by the exons GCTGAGGCAAGGCTGGCAGCAAAAAGGGCAGCTCGGGCAGAAGCCAGAGAGATCCGTATGAGAGAACTtgaaagacaacaaaaagaG ATCTTTCAGGTCCAGAAG aaatattatGGCTTGAACACCAAATTAGATGACAGAGCGGACGGCAAATGGGGAGATATTGAGCAATGGATG GAGGACAGTGAGAGATACTCACGCCCCTCACAGATGCACACG CTTTCAGATGATGATGAACGCTTGTCAGTGGGAAGCCGAGGCAGTGTCAGG GACAACTGTGGTTCTGTTGCCAGTTATTTAAGAAGCTCAGCAAGTAGTGGTGGCCTCCTCAGGGATCTGGACGATGTTACTATTCCTGATTTTTCTGAT GCAGATGACAAGGATTATCTCGAGAAA ggttcCAGATCAGCTTCTGCATTAACAGCAACGACTCTCACCTCACTCGGCGGGTCTTCCTCACGGAGAGGAAGTGTAGAGACTGCCATAACTGTGGATGCCGAGGCTGCAGTGAGAGAAATTAAG GAAATTCATGAACTGAAGGATCAAATTCAAGATGTGGAGTCCAAGTACACACAGAACCTAAAAGAAGCTAAG GATGCATTGACAGAAGTGGAAGAGAAGTATCGTAAGGCCATGGTATCCAACGCCCAGCTGGACAATGAGAAGAACAACCTCATGTACCAGGTGGATACGCTTAAGGACTCGCTGATGGAACTAGAGGAACTCCTGTCTGAGTCCCGGCGGGAGTATGAAGAGAAGGTCAAG GAATTTGAGCGAGAGAAGCATGCCCACAGTGTGCTTCAGTTCCAATTGATAACAATGAAAGAAACACTGAAACAAAGTGAGGAGCTCTTAAAT GAGATCCGTCAGTTGCGTATGAAACAGGACGGTTTTGCTAGAGAGATATCTGACCTACAGGAGACAGTGGAGTGGAAGGATAAGAAAATTGGG GCCTTAGAGCGACAGAAAGAATACACTGATGCAATCCGAATTGAGCGAGATGAGCTCAGAGAAGAGGTTGTGAAGCTAAAAGATATTCTAAAG AAACATGGAATAGTACTGGGACCTGATATGAGCATCAACGGCAGTGCTGGTGAGACAGAAACAGAAGTCGGCACCAGCGGAGACTCTGTTCCTCAACCAGCTCAGGAATCGTCCACTTTCCCAGCAGAGGGGAACAGCATGCTCG GAAGCTCAGTGGAGACTCAGTTGAGAAGTAGTGGCAAGGAAGAGGTGGATCAAGAGCAGCATCAAGAAGCCCAGACCGGTCATTTGAGCTCTGATAGGTTGTCTAATACTGATCGTTCATATTTAGCGGAATCCCATAGCAGAAGAACAGAAGAACAGAAAATGCCGCTCAAAGACATCAATGGTGGCCAAAGGTTGGAATGTCAGGCTGAAGCTGATGAACTTCCAATCACAAAAGTATTTGATGAACAAGTTCTCAGCTCTGAGTTCGAAGAAATCACAAGTACTGAAAAAGTCAACTCAGATTTAGAACAGAAAGTAGCAACAAGCACAGATATTACTGAAGACAACTCCACTAACATCTTTGAGGAGACAAACGAACACAGAACCATAGATGAAAGTCTTTCATCAAAAACACAATCATATCTACAAGATCGCAAACATTCTGAATCATGCTCCGACGAAGGACATGGAAGAGATTTGCAATCATGTCCCCAAAAAGAAGATGTCATTAATTTAGATACACGTCCTCAAGGAAATCTCAAACATTCTGAATCGTGTACACAAGACATCAAAGATTCAGACTCATCTCCCCAAGAAGACGTCAAAGATTCAGAATTGTGTCCTCAAGGAAATCTCAAAGATTCAGCATCATGTCCTCAGGATGATGTCAACGATTCAGAATCATGTCCCCAAGAAGATGTCAGCGATTCAGAATCATGTCCTCAAGGAAATCTCAACGATTCGGAATCGTGTCCCCAAGAGGATGTCAACGATTCCGAATCGTGTCCCCAAGAGGATGTCAACGATTTCGAATCATGTCCTCAAGGAAATCTCAAAGATTCCGAATCGTGTCCCCAAGAGGATGTCAACGATTCCAAATCGTGTCCCCAAGAGGATGTCAACGATTCCAAATCGTGTCCCCAAGAGGACGTCAACGATTCCAAATCGTGTCCCCAAGAGGACGTCAACGATTCCAAATCGTGTCCCCAAGAGGACGTCAACGATTCCAAATCGTGTCCCCAAGAGGACGTCAACGATTCCAAATCGTGTCCCCAAGAGGACGTCAACGATTCCAAATCGTGTCCCCAAGAGGACGTCAACGATTCCGGATCGTGTCCCCAAGAGGACGTCAACGATTCCGGATCGTGTCCCCAAGAGGACGTCAACGATTCCGGATCGTGTCCCCAAGAGGACGTCAACGATTCCGGATCGTGTCCCCAAGAGGACGTCAACGATTCCGGATCGTGTCCCCAAGAGGACGTCAACGATTCCGGATCGTGTCCCCAAGAGGACGTCAACGATTCAGAATCATGTCCccaagaaaaatatacaaaagatTCTGAATTGTGTCCCCAGGTAGGAAATCTTAAAGACTCTGCGTCTGAGTCTGTCCTAGGTGTATCAAATACTGAACTCCAATGTGTAACTGAAAGTGCTGAGGCAAACGATGATGTTGAAGAAATACTAACAAATGCTCCACCTCGGGGTGCTAACGATCCtgggaaaaagaagaaaaagaagaggagAGGCAAAAAGAAAGGAAGGTCCACGGAGGAAAGAAGTCAACCAAAGGACCACAAGGAATCTACTACTACATGTCAAGAAAGCATCCAACCAGATGCAGTTCCAAAGGACAACGGATCAGGCACCGAATGTGGTAGTGACGGTCACATTGTGAAACGCATTGAAGAATCATCCACAGATCAGGTTATCAAAGAGACCGATCAGCAACATATTACTGAACAAGTGGAACATATTAAAGCCTCAAATGTCGAACAACCTAATAAATCAAAGCAAGTAGAACACATCGAAACGTCAGATGTTGAAAACCCCAAAGAATCAATGATGGATCTAATTCTGAATGCAGATGATCAGCATTTGGAAGCAGATAAAGTAACGTTAGAAGatgaaaacatttctctcacTTTGCAACTCAGTCAGACACAAAGTCACCACAGTGCAGATAAACGTGATATGAAACAAACTTTGGAATCTGTGACAGTAGAGGAACACTTTATAAAGAGTTCTGACATTCTTGTTGACGTTGTTAGTACCAACACCTCTAAAATCCTTGACATACTTGATATTTCAGATGACACCATCAAAACTGTTACTCTTGAACCTGAAAGTCAAAATCACCCGTCTGTGACTATGATGCCTCCTACCCAATGCCCAGAGTCACCATCTAAGCCGTCTGCTCCCACGGACTCAAACAGTCACATGCTCATTGGGTTTTCTGACAAAGGCCTGCTAGAGAATACTTGTACAAACCAAAAGGATGAACAGACAGAATCAGAAAGATCATTTTCTTCTCAGAATCCTCATGATGGGTCACAcgaaaaatccaaactatctgagagtgagaagaaaaatgaatttCTAGATTTAGTCAAGCCAGAGAACTCATTGCATGACCCTGACAAAGATGAAATCTTTCCGGAGACTCAAGCCGAACATTTTATGGAAAGGCAACCACAGCTTTATGACGATCAAATTGATCCTGCTGCATCAGACATGAAGGTGCAGACACAAAGTTCTTCTCCAGAAGAAGCAGGAAATGCTACAAGTCCCCAGATTGTGCAGCGACTTAGCGATGAGCAATTAGGGTCTGCAGACAATCTTGAGGAGCACAAACATAGCCAAAGCAACCAAGAACATCTGCAGGAATCCACAGCTCCAAACCAGTCAAAGACCAATAACACAAGTCAGGAGAACGAGGAGCATTCCGAAGACGACGAGAAAGGGCAGTCCTTTGATTTTGATGACATGGACTCAGACGTAGCTGTAGAAATACAAACCATTACAAATTCCCAGGAAGAGGAAGTCGAGGTAGGTGTTGATGTCCTCAGTGATATGTTGGCGCCGAGTCCAACTAAGCTTCAAGTAGTACaagaaaattcacaagaaaagcCAATGGATCCTGAAGTGTGTGCAGATGTAGCTCCGGCAGACAAAGACCTCCATGTGGAGGCTTTGGGAATTGCGGAAGACCAGAAGGAAAAAATGCGGCAAGAGAAGATTGACGCAACGGATGAGCAAATCTTTGTTACAAAAGACACGCCGCCTAGCAAAGCTGGGGAGTTTAGTGTTTTAGAAAACACACGTGAAGACCAGCCCCCCCCTCAAGCAGTGTCTTTATCAGTAGAAGAAGCGTTAAATGATGTTGGACAACCGCAGGGAGATTTAAGTGCAACCAAAATGGGACGTAACCGAGTGACCGAAAAGCAACCAAAAAATAGCAAGAAGGGCAAAAGCAAAGGCAAAGATGACTGCAAGATGACTTAG
- the lrrfip1a gene encoding uncharacterized protein lrrfip1a isoform X20: MSNMGSQGTGRKRSSNKDRSTAEDDALNLIAKEAEARLAAKRAARAEAREIRMRELERQQKEIFQVQKKYYGLNTKLDDRADGKWGDIEQWMEDSERYSRPSQMHTLSDDDERLSVGSRGSVRSDLDSVYGAGGSSLVSHKKSKKKKKHKHKDKDRNGYDDEYSVVSSRSSRLSDDSRVSRSSRGDLLASYASSDLYSLNGLSSTRNTGSTGAYQADDKDYLEKGSRSASALTATTLTSLGGSSSRRGSVETAITVDAEAAVREIKEIHELKDQIQDVESKYTQNLKEAKDALTEVEEKYRKAMVSNAQLDNEKNNLMYQVDTLKDSLMELEELLSESRREYEEKVKEFEREKHAHSVLQFQLITMKETLKQSEELLNEIRQLRMKQDGFAREISDLQETVEWKDKKIGALERQKEYTDAIRIERDELREEVVKLKDILKKHGIVLGPDMSINGSAGETETEVGTSGDSVPQPAQESSTFPAEGNSMLGSSVETQLRSSGKEEVDQEQHQEAQTGHLSSDRLSNTDRSYLAESHSRRTEEQKMPLKDINGGQRLECQAEADELPITKVFDEQVLSSEFEEITSTEKVNSDLEQKVATSTDITEDNSTNIFEETNEHRTIDESLSSKTQSYLQDRKHSESCSDEGHGRDLQSCPQKEDVINLDTRPQGNLKHSESCTQDIKDSDSSPQEDVKDSELCPQGNLKDSASCPQDDVNDSESCPQEDVSDSESCPQGNLNDSESCPQEDVNDSESCPQEDVNDFESCPQGNLKDSESCPQEDVNDSKSCPQEDVNDSKSCPQEDVNDSKSCPQEDVNDSKSCPQEDVNDSKSCPQEDVNDSKSCPQEDVNDSKSCPQEDVNDSGSCPQEDVNDSGSCPQEDVNDSGSCPQEDVNDSGSCPQEDVNDSGSCPQEDVNDSGSCPQEDVNDSESCPQEKYTKDSELCPQVGNLKDSASESVLGVSNTELQCVTESAEANDDVEEILTNAPPRGANDPGKKKKKKRRGKKKGRSTEERSQPKDHKESTTTCQESIQPDAVPKDNGSGTECGSDGHIVKRIEESSTDQVIKETDQQHITEQVEHIKASNVEQPNKSKQVEHIETSDVENPKESMMDLILNADDQHLEADKVTLEDENISLTLQLSQTQSHHSADKRDMKQTLESVTVEEHFIKSSDILVDVVSTNTSKILDILDISDDTIKTVTLEPESQNHPSVTMMPPTQCPESPSKPSAPTDSNSHMLIGFSDKGLLENTCTNQKDEQTESERSFSSQNPHDGSHEKSKLSESEKKNEFLDLVKPENSLHDPDKDEIFPETQAEHFMERQPQLYDDQIDPAASDMKVQTQSSSPEEAGNATSPQIVQRLSDEQLGSADNLEEHKHSQSNQEHLQESTAPNQSKTNNTSQENEEHSEDDEKGQSFDFDDMDSDVAVEIQTITNSQEEEVEVGVDVLSDMLAPSPTKLQVVQENSQEKPMDPEVCADVAPADKDLHVEALGIAEDQKEKMRQEKIDATDEQIFVTKDTPPSKAGEFSVLENTREDQPPPQAVSLSVEEALNDVGQPQGDLSATKMGRNRVTEKQPKNSKKGKSKGKDDCKMT, encoded by the exons GCTGAGGCAAGGCTGGCAGCAAAAAGGGCAGCTCGGGCAGAAGCCAGAGAGATCCGTATGAGAGAACTtgaaagacaacaaaaagaG ATCTTTCAGGTCCAGAAG aaatattatGGCTTGAACACCAAATTAGATGACAGAGCGGACGGCAAATGGGGAGATATTGAGCAATGGATG GAGGACAGTGAGAGATACTCACGCCCCTCACAGATGCACACG CTTTCAGATGATGATGAACGCTTGTCAGTGGGAAGCCGAGGCAGTGTCAGG TCGGATCTTGATTCAGTTTATGGGGCAGGG GGCTCATCCTTGGTCTCACATAAGAAGtccaagaaaaagaagaaacataAGCATAAAGATAAAGAT AGGAACGGCTATGATGATGAGTACAGTGTTGTGTCCAGCAGG AGTTCAAGACTGAGTGATGACAGCAGGGTCTCACGTTCATCCAGGGGAGATTTGTTG GCATCTTATGCTTCCTCTGACCTGTACAGCCTCAATGGCCTGTCCTCCACTAGGAACACAGGTTCAACTGGTGCGTACCAG GCAGATGACAAGGATTATCTCGAGAAA ggttcCAGATCAGCTTCTGCATTAACAGCAACGACTCTCACCTCACTCGGCGGGTCTTCCTCACGGAGAGGAAGTGTAGAGACTGCCATAACTGTGGATGCCGAGGCTGCAGTGAGAGAAATTAAG GAAATTCATGAACTGAAGGATCAAATTCAAGATGTGGAGTCCAAGTACACACAGAACCTAAAAGAAGCTAAG GATGCATTGACAGAAGTGGAAGAGAAGTATCGTAAGGCCATGGTATCCAACGCCCAGCTGGACAATGAGAAGAACAACCTCATGTACCAGGTGGATACGCTTAAGGACTCGCTGATGGAACTAGAGGAACTCCTGTCTGAGTCCCGGCGGGAGTATGAAGAGAAGGTCAAG GAATTTGAGCGAGAGAAGCATGCCCACAGTGTGCTTCAGTTCCAATTGATAACAATGAAAGAAACACTGAAACAAAGTGAGGAGCTCTTAAAT GAGATCCGTCAGTTGCGTATGAAACAGGACGGTTTTGCTAGAGAGATATCTGACCTACAGGAGACAGTGGAGTGGAAGGATAAGAAAATTGGG GCCTTAGAGCGACAGAAAGAATACACTGATGCAATCCGAATTGAGCGAGATGAGCTCAGAGAAGAGGTTGTGAAGCTAAAAGATATTCTAAAG AAACATGGAATAGTACTGGGACCTGATATGAGCATCAACGGCAGTGCTGGTGAGACAGAAACAGAAGTCGGCACCAGCGGAGACTCTGTTCCTCAACCAGCTCAGGAATCGTCCACTTTCCCAGCAGAGGGGAACAGCATGCTCG GAAGCTCAGTGGAGACTCAGTTGAGAAGTAGTGGCAAGGAAGAGGTGGATCAAGAGCAGCATCAAGAAGCCCAGACCGGTCATTTGAGCTCTGATAGGTTGTCTAATACTGATCGTTCATATTTAGCGGAATCCCATAGCAGAAGAACAGAAGAACAGAAAATGCCGCTCAAAGACATCAATGGTGGCCAAAGGTTGGAATGTCAGGCTGAAGCTGATGAACTTCCAATCACAAAAGTATTTGATGAACAAGTTCTCAGCTCTGAGTTCGAAGAAATCACAAGTACTGAAAAAGTCAACTCAGATTTAGAACAGAAAGTAGCAACAAGCACAGATATTACTGAAGACAACTCCACTAACATCTTTGAGGAGACAAACGAACACAGAACCATAGATGAAAGTCTTTCATCAAAAACACAATCATATCTACAAGATCGCAAACATTCTGAATCATGCTCCGACGAAGGACATGGAAGAGATTTGCAATCATGTCCCCAAAAAGAAGATGTCATTAATTTAGATACACGTCCTCAAGGAAATCTCAAACATTCTGAATCGTGTACACAAGACATCAAAGATTCAGACTCATCTCCCCAAGAAGACGTCAAAGATTCAGAATTGTGTCCTCAAGGAAATCTCAAAGATTCAGCATCATGTCCTCAGGATGATGTCAACGATTCAGAATCATGTCCCCAAGAAGATGTCAGCGATTCAGAATCATGTCCTCAAGGAAATCTCAACGATTCGGAATCGTGTCCCCAAGAGGATGTCAACGATTCCGAATCGTGTCCCCAAGAGGATGTCAACGATTTCGAATCATGTCCTCAAGGAAATCTCAAAGATTCCGAATCGTGTCCCCAAGAGGATGTCAACGATTCCAAATCGTGTCCCCAAGAGGATGTCAACGATTCCAAATCGTGTCCCCAAGAGGACGTCAACGATTCCAAATCGTGTCCCCAAGAGGACGTCAACGATTCCAAATCGTGTCCCCAAGAGGACGTCAACGATTCCAAATCGTGTCCCCAAGAGGACGTCAACGATTCCAAATCGTGTCCCCAAGAGGACGTCAACGATTCCAAATCGTGTCCCCAAGAGGACGTCAACGATTCCGGATCGTGTCCCCAAGAGGACGTCAACGATTCCGGATCGTGTCCCCAAGAGGACGTCAACGATTCCGGATCGTGTCCCCAAGAGGACGTCAACGATTCCGGATCGTGTCCCCAAGAGGACGTCAACGATTCCGGATCGTGTCCCCAAGAGGACGTCAACGATTCCGGATCGTGTCCCCAAGAGGACGTCAACGATTCAGAATCATGTCCccaagaaaaatatacaaaagatTCTGAATTGTGTCCCCAGGTAGGAAATCTTAAAGACTCTGCGTCTGAGTCTGTCCTAGGTGTATCAAATACTGAACTCCAATGTGTAACTGAAAGTGCTGAGGCAAACGATGATGTTGAAGAAATACTAACAAATGCTCCACCTCGGGGTGCTAACGATCCtgggaaaaagaagaaaaagaagaggagAGGCAAAAAGAAAGGAAGGTCCACGGAGGAAAGAAGTCAACCAAAGGACCACAAGGAATCTACTACTACATGTCAAGAAAGCATCCAACCAGATGCAGTTCCAAAGGACAACGGATCAGGCACCGAATGTGGTAGTGACGGTCACATTGTGAAACGCATTGAAGAATCATCCACAGATCAGGTTATCAAAGAGACCGATCAGCAACATATTACTGAACAAGTGGAACATATTAAAGCCTCAAATGTCGAACAACCTAATAAATCAAAGCAAGTAGAACACATCGAAACGTCAGATGTTGAAAACCCCAAAGAATCAATGATGGATCTAATTCTGAATGCAGATGATCAGCATTTGGAAGCAGATAAAGTAACGTTAGAAGatgaaaacatttctctcacTTTGCAACTCAGTCAGACACAAAGTCACCACAGTGCAGATAAACGTGATATGAAACAAACTTTGGAATCTGTGACAGTAGAGGAACACTTTATAAAGAGTTCTGACATTCTTGTTGACGTTGTTAGTACCAACACCTCTAAAATCCTTGACATACTTGATATTTCAGATGACACCATCAAAACTGTTACTCTTGAACCTGAAAGTCAAAATCACCCGTCTGTGACTATGATGCCTCCTACCCAATGCCCAGAGTCACCATCTAAGCCGTCTGCTCCCACGGACTCAAACAGTCACATGCTCATTGGGTTTTCTGACAAAGGCCTGCTAGAGAATACTTGTACAAACCAAAAGGATGAACAGACAGAATCAGAAAGATCATTTTCTTCTCAGAATCCTCATGATGGGTCACAcgaaaaatccaaactatctgagagtgagaagaaaaatgaatttCTAGATTTAGTCAAGCCAGAGAACTCATTGCATGACCCTGACAAAGATGAAATCTTTCCGGAGACTCAAGCCGAACATTTTATGGAAAGGCAACCACAGCTTTATGACGATCAAATTGATCCTGCTGCATCAGACATGAAGGTGCAGACACAAAGTTCTTCTCCAGAAGAAGCAGGAAATGCTACAAGTCCCCAGATTGTGCAGCGACTTAGCGATGAGCAATTAGGGTCTGCAGACAATCTTGAGGAGCACAAACATAGCCAAAGCAACCAAGAACATCTGCAGGAATCCACAGCTCCAAACCAGTCAAAGACCAATAACACAAGTCAGGAGAACGAGGAGCATTCCGAAGACGACGAGAAAGGGCAGTCCTTTGATTTTGATGACATGGACTCAGACGTAGCTGTAGAAATACAAACCATTACAAATTCCCAGGAAGAGGAAGTCGAGGTAGGTGTTGATGTCCTCAGTGATATGTTGGCGCCGAGTCCAACTAAGCTTCAAGTAGTACaagaaaattcacaagaaaagcCAATGGATCCTGAAGTGTGTGCAGATGTAGCTCCGGCAGACAAAGACCTCCATGTGGAGGCTTTGGGAATTGCGGAAGACCAGAAGGAAAAAATGCGGCAAGAGAAGATTGACGCAACGGATGAGCAAATCTTTGTTACAAAAGACACGCCGCCTAGCAAAGCTGGGGAGTTTAGTGTTTTAGAAAACACACGTGAAGACCAGCCCCCCCCTCAAGCAGTGTCTTTATCAGTAGAAGAAGCGTTAAATGATGTTGGACAACCGCAGGGAGATTTAAGTGCAACCAAAATGGGACGTAACCGAGTGACCGAAAAGCAACCAAAAAATAGCAAGAAGGGCAAAAGCAAAGGCAAAGATGACTGCAAGATGACTTAG